From Sporosarcina sp. Te-1, the proteins below share one genomic window:
- a CDS encoding energy-coupling factor ABC transporter ATP-binding protein — MDIVLQQVGYLYAKDSPFEKRALRDVNVTIPSGSYTAIIGHTGSGKSTLLLHLNGLLKPSEGSVCVGSTVITSDTKGKALKDVRKQVGIVFQFPEHQLFEETVEKDIMFGPLNFGIPVEEARSRAHELIKLLGLPPDVAQKSPFDLSGGQMRRVAIAGVLAFNPSVLILDEPTAGLDPRGRKEIMELFHRLHVEENLTTVLVTHSMEDAARYADQVLVMHDGTSVLSGTPEDVFGKAEELASYRLGIPRSVRFQRDFEKLTGKPLGRLALTEEQLAKEMAVVLKEAGGQK, encoded by the coding sequence ATGGACATCGTACTTCAACAAGTAGGCTATTTATATGCGAAGGATTCGCCTTTCGAAAAACGGGCATTGCGTGACGTCAATGTGACTATCCCATCGGGCTCCTACACCGCCATTATTGGTCATACCGGTTCGGGCAAGTCTACACTGCTCTTGCATTTAAACGGGCTCCTGAAGCCTTCTGAAGGCTCTGTGTGTGTCGGTTCGACAGTCATTACATCGGATACAAAGGGGAAGGCCTTGAAGGATGTCAGGAAGCAAGTCGGCATCGTCTTTCAATTTCCTGAACATCAACTGTTTGAGGAAACGGTTGAGAAGGATATTATGTTCGGACCTTTGAATTTTGGCATTCCGGTAGAGGAGGCTAGAAGCAGGGCACATGAACTGATCAAGCTTCTTGGCTTGCCGCCGGATGTCGCACAAAAATCGCCGTTTGATCTCTCGGGCGGCCAAATGCGAAGAGTAGCTATTGCAGGAGTCCTTGCATTTAATCCATCTGTTTTAATTTTGGATGAACCGACAGCGGGGCTCGATCCGCGAGGCAGGAAAGAGATCATGGAACTGTTCCACCGTTTGCATGTGGAGGAGAACCTGACAACCGTCCTTGTTACGCATAGTATGGAGGATGCTGCGAGATATGCTGATCAAGTCCTCGTCATGCATGATGGAACGTCCGTCCTTTCCGGCACGCCGGAAGATGTCTTCGGGAAGGCGGAGGAGCTGGCTTCCTACCGGTTAGGGATTCCGCGTTCTGTACGATTCCAGCGTGATTTCGAAAAATTGACTGGAAAACCGCTCGGACGGCTTGCTTTGACGGAGGAACAGCTCGCAAAAGAGATGGCTGTGGTCTTGAAGGAAGCAGGTGGCCAGAAATGA
- a CDS encoding energy-coupling factor transporter transmembrane protein EcfT — protein MMEKMIFGRYIPGHSFVHRLDPRSKLIFVFLFIVAVFFANNTATYAVLLAFTLLTIITARIRFYFLFNGLKPILFLVAFTLLMHFIFTKEGPILFEWKFIRIYEEGLRQGIYISIRFLVLVLMTTILTLTTSPISITDGMETLLNPLKKLKLPVHELALMMSISLRFIPTLMDETDKIMKAQLARGSDLTTGSLKERIKAVVPLLVPLFVSAFKRAEDLAIAMEVRGYRGGEGRTRYRQLDWQWRDTIALVIFGLLLVALLLLRS, from the coding sequence ATGATGGAGAAAATGATATTTGGCCGTTATATACCAGGCCATTCCTTCGTCCATCGGCTGGATCCCCGCTCGAAGTTGATTTTCGTCTTTCTATTTATCGTGGCTGTCTTTTTTGCGAATAACACAGCGACATATGCAGTCTTACTGGCGTTTACGCTGCTGACGATCATAACGGCAAGAATCCGGTTCTACTTTTTATTTAACGGATTGAAACCGATTTTATTCCTCGTCGCTTTTACGCTATTAATGCATTTCATTTTCACAAAAGAAGGCCCAATCCTGTTCGAGTGGAAATTTATTCGAATTTATGAGGAAGGGCTGCGCCAGGGGATTTATATTTCCATTCGTTTTCTCGTTCTCGTCTTGATGACGACGATTTTGACGCTGACGACATCTCCGATTTCCATAACGGACGGGATGGAAACGTTGCTGAATCCATTAAAAAAGCTGAAGCTTCCTGTCCATGAACTGGCGCTCATGATGTCCATTTCACTTAGGTTTATACCAACCTTGATGGACGAGACAGATAAAATCATGAAGGCCCAGCTTGCTCGGGGTTCTGATTTGACCACGGGGTCTCTGAAAGAACGAATCAAGGCGGTCGTACCGTTGCTGGTCCCATTGTTCGTAAGTGCATTTAAGCGGGCTGAGGATTTAGCTATCGCGATGGAAGTCCGCGGCTATCGCGGAGGAGAGGGACGCACGAGATACCGTCAATTGGATTGGCAATGGCGTGATACGATCGCACTAGTCATCTTTGGCTTATTGCTGGTCGCTTTACTGTTGCTTCGGAGCTAG
- a CDS encoding energy-coupling factor ABC transporter ATP-binding protein yields MKEILSLEHVSFTYASEDEQESRKALDDISFTIREGEWIAIVGHNGSGKSTLAKLIIGLLFPSEGTIRVFLEDLGEENLWDIRSRMGIVFQNPDNQFVGSTVQDDVAFALENNGVPFEKMVPRVHAALAQVKMESFLDHEPHHLSGGQKQRVAIAGALALEPELLILDEATSMLDPQGRDEVIRVVEELKRQTGLTVLSITHDLEEVLLADRVIVMNQGKVLAIGTPPQIFERGDELEAIGLDLPFSMKLSGYLRNEGIELNGNHMSEEELVNELWTSYFNK; encoded by the coding sequence ATGAAGGAAATTCTTTCGTTGGAGCATGTTTCATTCACATATGCATCGGAGGATGAGCAGGAAAGCAGAAAAGCATTGGACGATATTTCATTCACGATCCGGGAAGGTGAATGGATCGCGATTGTGGGACATAATGGTTCTGGTAAATCGACATTGGCCAAATTGATCATCGGTCTCTTGTTTCCGAGTGAAGGAACGATCCGCGTTTTTCTGGAGGATTTAGGCGAAGAGAATCTTTGGGATATCCGTTCACGAATGGGCATTGTCTTCCAAAATCCCGACAATCAGTTTGTCGGTTCGACCGTCCAAGATGATGTCGCGTTTGCTCTAGAGAACAATGGAGTTCCTTTTGAGAAAATGGTGCCGCGGGTGCACGCAGCACTGGCTCAAGTGAAGATGGAGTCATTCCTCGACCATGAGCCGCATCACTTATCCGGGGGTCAGAAGCAGCGTGTGGCCATTGCAGGGGCGCTTGCCCTGGAGCCTGAGCTGTTGATTCTGGACGAGGCGACCTCCATGTTGGATCCGCAAGGCAGGGATGAAGTTATCCGAGTGGTGGAGGAACTGAAACGGCAAACCGGTTTGACGGTCCTCTCTATTACGCATGACTTGGAAGAGGTTCTATTGGCTGACCGTGTCATCGTCATGAATCAAGGAAAGGTGCTTGCCATCGGGACACCTCCGCAGATTTTCGAAAGAGGAGACGAGCTGGAAGCGATCGGTCTGGATTTGCCGTTTTCCATGAAACTGTCCGGTTATCTTCGAAATGAGGGCATTGAATTGAATGGCAACCATATGTCGGAAGAAGAGTTGGTGAATGAACTATGGACATCGTACTTCAACAAGTAG
- the rplQ gene encoding 50S ribosomal protein L17 has translation MAYRKLGRTSSQRKAMLRDLATDLIIHERIQTTEARAKELRSVVEKMITLGKRGDLHARRQAAEFIRREVIVTEDEEGKEQTTFALQKLFDTVAPRYADRQGGYTRIMKMGPRRGDGAPVVVIELV, from the coding sequence ATGGCATACAGAAAACTTGGACGCACAAGTTCACAACGTAAAGCGATGCTACGCGACTTAGCGACAGACCTCATTATTCATGAGCGTATCCAAACGACTGAAGCGCGCGCAAAAGAATTGCGTTCCGTAGTCGAAAAAATGATCACTCTTGGTAAGCGTGGAGATTTGCATGCGCGTCGTCAAGCTGCTGAGTTCATCCGTCGTGAAGTGATTGTAACTGAAGACGAAGAGGGCAAAGAGCAAACGACTTTTGCATTGCAAAAATTGTTTGATACAGTAGCGCCACGCTATGCAGATCGCCAAGGCGGTTACACACGTATCATGAAAATGGGACCTCGCCGTGGCGATGGAGCACCTGTAGTAGTTATCGAATTAGTTTAA